Sequence from the Phragmites australis chromosome 6, lpPhrAust1.1, whole genome shotgun sequence genome:
ATCTGATTATCTCGCAAGTGAGTTGTGGTCTGTTTACTTGCAGCAATTCTTGTAGTCTCTTTCCCTTGTAAGCTGCAAGGCAGAATTGGCTGCTGCACAGTAGCAACTACCGCTCAAGGGTTAACGTTGCGTGTAGAAACTTTGCCGGGTGCTGAGTGCAATACTGCGAAGTTTTTACAAGCTGTTGCTGCCTGCTCATTTCGCCTTTGCCAACCGGCACCTTTAAATATGAGCTGGAGACGGATGCCAGAGAGATCACACCAGCTAACATTGGCCTCACTGTCAAAGTTCGAGCTGAAATGATCCAGGTGTCACTTCACTCTATTTCTAAAAACATACATAAATTTACAGTTGATATTAGCAGattactaataaaaaattcCCTCACCCTAGTGCCAATGTACCATCCAAGCTATATAGCTTCGCCCCTGCACAAAACAAAGACATATTATAGTGTAATTGTAATAGAGAATAGAGAATGAAGGAAGTGAATTAGATTGTTCCATTGTATTGTGATGTTTCGAATATATACAAATTAGAAGGGTACCGTTGGAGAGACATCCTTTCATAGTTATAGAATTGATCATTTCTCAACAAGACTAATGGCATAGCGAGATATGACAAACAAGCAAAAGGTGGGCGTATGATATCTAGTATGAAATGAACAGAACCCCCTTTGCCATTGCTTCAAAGAATACTGGTTCATCCAGTATTTCGTACAAAACGTTGGACAATATTAGACATCGACAATACAATTCCCTACCCTGATCTTAACAATCCACTATTACCAATCAGATGGACATCACTCGGCTAAAATCGCTTTTTCTTTGGTTACATGAATCTGCAAGTTAGAGATTGCTACTCTAATCCACCCTCTCTTGTCAAGCACAAGCTTTTTGCTAACATTGATAACAGAAACTGCAGGGAAGCTCAGCTCGCTGCTCACACAAAATGGTGCGTCGGGTACTCGTGTTCTGAGCCATTGTAATCGTAGTAGAGCCTCTCCCCTTTGGAGATGTCCCTGTTCGCCACCAGCAGCACCCGGCACTCGCCGCTGACGTCGTACCGCACGCACTTGAGGTTctgcttcttcctcccctccctgaAATCAACATGTCCCAAGCTTCAGCCACAGATCCACCGCAACGCATCGAATGTGATAGCGATTGAGTTCCTCTACTTACGGCGTGTGGTTGTTGATGCCGTTGATGAAGCGCGCGATGTTACTGCGCCTGTCGGGGCAGATGACAAGGCTCCTCGCCGGGGAGGACGCCGAGAGCAGCGTCATCATGCTGTCGCCATCGTCGTGCTCCCGGCTCcgcaggtagtccacgtcgccGACGTACTCGGTGATGATGGTCAGGTCCTTGATGAACCGGTCCGCCTCCACCGTGAACCCCTCGACGGGGTCGTAGACCACGAGGAGGGGAGGACACTCCCCTCTCTCCATCATCCTCTTGCACTGATTCAGAGTCTCCACGTCTTCCTTTGGCAGCACCTGATGAAGGGATTCGGATTCAGATTCAGCAACATGGCAGGCGTTGCGCTGAAATCAGTTGTGGTAAAAATCGAATCTTCGACGAACCTGCATCCCTCCGGCCTCGAACGCGGCGCGGTTGGCGGAGCGCGGCGCCATGCCGGGCTGGTAAGTGAGCTGGTTGCTGAAGACGGCGCCGGTGGCCGTGAGCGCCGTCGCGAGCGACGCCATCTGGCAGAGCCGCCTGGCGGGGTCCTCGCTGGGGTTGAAAGGCATcagcttcctcttcttcttggcCACCACCAGCGCCCCCGCGGGCTTCCGCCTCCTCTTCTTCAGCTCCGACGACTCCGCCGCCGCTGGGTTCCGCTGGATCTTGAAGAAATCCACGATCTTGGTCTGGACCAGTGGGAACTCTGCGCGCAAAGAGGTCGAAACGAATCCCCGactgagcaaaaaaaaaaacgcagATGGCCTCCTTGGCATTGCAATATTGCATTCGCATCGATGAGAGAGGGAATCATTGGTTGGTTACTCACGCTTGGGCTTCTTGGTAGAGGGAGCCGGAGCGGACTTGGAGGACGCGGAGTGGCAGGAGGGGCAGAACCAGTCGCCGGCGGGGACACGCGGGAGGATGGGGCG
This genomic interval carries:
- the LOC133922790 gene encoding histone-lysine N-methyltransferase ATXR6-like; amino-acid sequence: MGAASQLRRRTRARPPPREEAYSDDDDVRCEACGSGEAAAELMLCDGCDRGFHIFCLRPILPRVPAGDWFCPSCHSASSKSAPAPSTKKPKQFPLVQTKIVDFFKIQRNPAAAESSELKKRRRKPAGALVVAKKKRKLMPFNPSEDPARRLCQMASLATALTATGAVFSNQLTYQPGMAPRSANRAAFEAGGMQVLPKEDVETLNQCKRMMERGECPPLLVVYDPVEGFTVEADRFIKDLTIITEYVGDVDYLRSREHDDGDSMMTLLSASSPARSLVICPDRRSNIARFINGINNHTPEGRKKQNLKCVRYDVSGECRVLLVANRDISKGERLYYDYNGSEHEYPTHHFV